taaaaatTGAGTTGATTTCCGTTGGATCAGAAGTCAAAGTTCCcgattcatttttaatttgcaaaATTTGGCGAGATGCCGATTGGTGACGTAGCTGGTGGGCTAGCAGACGAGAGGCTTTATCGCCATGTTCATAATAGTTGCCACGGGACCGTAATAACAATTGCTCTGCATCATGGGTCGACAGGAGACTGAACTCAGATTGTAGGTTAAGACGCTTCTTATATATTTCAGGTGAGGGAGTTTGAGCGTGTTGCCGGTCTAGAGCTTGAATTTTGGCAGAAAGTTCGTTTTGCTTAGCTTTCTTTGATTTAGATAGGTGAGACGAATAGGAAATAATTTGGCCCCTGAGGTATGCTTTAAGTGTTTCCCAAAGTAGAGACTTAGAGATGTCCTCAGACTCATTAGTAGTTAAGAAATCATCAATTGCAGATGAGATATAGTCACagaaagctgaatcagacaagAGTAGAGAGTTCAACCTCCATGGATGCTGAGGTCTATAGCCTGGAGATAAAGCCATATCCAGGACCAAAGGAGCATGATCAGATATAACAATCGGAAAATATTCAGAGTTGCAAACTTTAGAAGCCATGGAGCCATTTATAAAAAAGTAGTCGATGCGAGAATATGTGTGATGGACATTTGAAAAAAAGGAATATTCTCTGGCTTGGGGATTAAAAAACCTCCAAGGATCAATGTATCCATTTTGGGTCATAAAATGTGAGAAAGCCTTGGACATAGCAGATGGTGCTTTAGAGCCAGTGGCAGATTTGTCTAAAGCTGGGTCAATAACGCAGTTTAAGTCACCTCCGAAGATCAGGAGGTGCGTATTTAAGTCGGGAATCATCCTCAAAAGATTATTAGCAAACAGAGCGTTGTCAAAGTTTGGGGCATAGACGTTCACTAAAACAACTGGGTAATTCATGAGGGTCCCTACAACAATTAAATATCGTCCATTTTTGTCAGCAATCAATTtagtgaaagaaaaatgtattttattcctAATTAAGATTGCCACTCCTCTGGCTCTAGTATCAAAGTTTGAGTGAAACATATGACCTATCCATGGAGGTTTAAGTCTTCTATGATCTTTGACTCGCAAATGAGTCTCCTGGAGAAAGGCTACATCTGCATTGAGATGTTTTAAGTGACTGAGAACCCGAGATCTCTTTACCGGACCGTTCAAGCCTTTAACATTCCAAGACAAAAATCTAGTAGTACTATTGTTAGTGCTATAACTAGCCATATATATGTTTTACTGAAATCTGGTGACAATGACAAGATGACTGTACATGGGAGGGGACaagagagaacaaaaaaaaaaaaacaaaaaaaaaaagaaagaaaaaaaaacaaacaaacacaaaaaaccaaaaaacaagcCCACATACaaccaaagcaaacaaacacaggaaCAATAACATTCCCCCAttcccccaccccacccactaGGTCCCATTTCTGAACTAAGGTGACCGCAGTGTATTCCCAACAACTTCAACCTCCTAGCCCAAACTCCTGCTACATAGAAACTCCATACAACCTTAACTTTGAAGTACTAAGTGTATATCCCAATATGAATCGAACCTTCTAGGGATCAGTGAACATTAATTCAAAATATTACAAAAGAAACAAGAACCAGGTGTTAAAACGGTGACAACTAGTATACCATGAAATAACAGAAACATACAGTGCTTGCCTGCCTTCTCTGTAATCGTCCGATTGCCTGTAAGTCAACAAGGATTCAAGTCACTTTACTCGTAGCTGTCAGTCACTGTGGCCTTTGAGCTTCAGCCTCGTTCCTCAAGCCCTGCACGAACCTATCGGCTTCTGAAGCAGACGTAAACCACTTCTTCTCCCCTGTGGGCAGAACAATGCGCAGTTTAGCCGGGAAGAGGAGCGCAGGCTTAAATCCCCGCTTATAAAGTTCAGACATTGCGTCTTTAAACTCAGCTCGGTTCTTCACCACCTCCGGGCTGTAATCTTCATATAGCCGGATCCTATGGCCGTTGTAGCTGAGCTCGCTTTTCTTACGAGCTTCACGGATCACCAGGTCTTTAATTTGGTACCGATGAAATCGCAGAATAACCGGCCGTGGTTTCGTCGATTTCGGAACTGGACTCCGGTGCGCCCTGTCCAGCTCGGGCGGTGAGGGAAGCACCTGCGCTCCGAAAACATCGACGAGGAGCTGAGAAAAGAAAGCTGTCGGGCGTGGACCTTCAATGTCCTCAGGTAATCCCACAAGTCGTATATTCTGCCTTCTGCTGCGACCTTCCAAGTCTGCCACCTTGGATTTTAGCCAGTTGTTGTCTTTGCGAAGCGTAGAGCATTCGGACTCCAATTGGTCCAGACGTTGGTCAAATTCAGTGTATGTCGATTCCAAAGAATTAATGCGTTGACCGTGGTCCTGCACTGCAGACTGCACATTGTCTAACTTAGAGGACAAGTCCTCAAAGGATGACTTAAAGTCCGCTAGCAATGCAGCTCTATGCTCCTCGAGCATTAAGCTAATCTCGGCTGCAGTAACAGGTGCCGCAGGTGTCGAGGTTTCTCGGTCTCGGTCTTGTTTCCCCTTTGACTTCGACATTCTTTAGGTCTTCGGTAGTCGACAAAGGCAAAAGACATCCAAAACTGGGAATCAAAATCTCAAAGAAGTAGGTTCGTTAGGTAAATGCTGAGCCGTGTAGCGGAGCGGACCTAAAACACGTCTACCCAGTAAACGCCATTACCGGAAGCCCCCCCCAGATTTCCCTTTTAACGGAGCCATCGTACTCCTAGGTAGCAGCGCGTGTAAAAATGACAGTTGTCGGCTGTTTTCTAGGGGCCTTGTCACTCATGGGCCCTTAGAATGGTCATTTTTCTCCCCCTGTCCGCTATTATAGTGTCCCGGGGTTTGATAACCACTGAGGGAAATCACAGTTACCATCACAGAGCTTTATTTAAATCAGAGTCTCTGCCTTCACTCTGGCGCTATCTGCAGCACACAGTGAGTCACTGCACTATTATATCTGGATTTCTGCTGCGCTGTTCGCCAAAGAGTGAAAGAGTGCACACCGATtgaaatttatttttctttatgtgcGTGTGCGCACGCGCGCAAAAGCCACGcttattgggtttttttcttgtttattgtTAGGgtggagtttttgttttatttttttaattaagctgaCTGTATTCCCCACCCATGGGCGCAGGTGTGTCTACCTGGCATGGGAAGTTTCGAACGCGGAAGTTTTTAGGACTGTCATGGTTGCAGGGAGAGTGCGGCGGACTGGTTTAGCTGCTCTGTAAAACGAAATACGCAAAACAGCAGCTTGTTCGGGCGCTGCGCCTACTTAGGCTTTCTGGACTTTCCGACCCGAGTCCTCAGCAGGACTACGACCCAATGGCATCTCCCGGACCGGTGAGTACCAGCAGCCCGGTGCAGGGAGCGGGGCTCGGGGAGAGCCCGTCGATGAGCACTGAGAAACTGAGCTCCTCGGCTGTCAATCGCATGTTAATGGAGTTTCTGATTTACTGCGGGAGAGCCGTGTTCGTCTTCTACCCCGTATACCTGACGGGTTACCTGGGCCTCAGCATTAGCTGGGTGCTGCTGTGCATGTTTATGCTCACTTGGTGGAAGAAAAATCGCCAGTGGAAGGACGCCCGGATCGGATCGGCTATTGACTTTGTGGACAATGAAAAGCACACGATCAACACCGAGCTGAAAGGTTCCCTACAAATGGCATCTTGGGTAGGttatgtgtaaatgtgtgtacaGTAAGAAACTGTCGCTCTGCATCTGTTTTGCTTTAGAGCACTTCAGCAGCCTGGCAGCGAAGCCTTTTAGGTCAGCAGCTCTCCAGTCATCGTAGAAAAAGCTACCatgtcatttatttgtttagAACTGTAGGAAATAGTATCGTTCTCCCTTGCACTGTTTTGCATAACAAGACACACTCAGGCTGGTCCATTTTTTATTGCACCACACTCACCCAAAAGAGTGACTCATGGCACGCAACAAGGGAGAGGACAGACAATGGAAGAGGTTTCTTCTAATGTTACAGGAATTCAGCATGCACAGTGGGTGTGAAACCAGGTCAGATTTTACTGATGGCTGTAGTTTGTGTTTTACGGGCTTATCTGTTCCTGTGTCCATGACCATGAAAGATGCTGGTGACAGAGCCCCTGATGATAATGACAATTAAATCAAAGTCTCAGTTCATGcaagattcattttaaatattctcattttaaagcagttggatgcgttcattttaaatgaattagccattcttatattttgcttgttttacgttattgtatttttgcacaactctgttgcttgtgaagctcgcacacaagaatttcactcgcatgtactgtaccagtgtacctgcacatgtgatgtgacaataaaagtgatttgatttgaattagATTTGCATGACTAATTCTATAATTATATTGTATAATTAATAAGTAATATATCTTCAGCACTGTCTTCATGTCAGCATGTTGTGCAGACAGTTTCAACTGAGATTATGTTTACAAAACCACTCCTAACTTTAATCTATTTTTTCCTAAAGGTGAATTTCACTGATGTGGAGAAGGTTCAGTGGCTTAACAAGGTATAGTACTGAAGTTCACTTACTCCACCTCATCTGAGCTTTATGAGCTATGACACCAAGTATGTGGTATGTGTCCCATCAATACTGAAATGTCTTGTGGgggatgttgtgtgtgtgtgtgtgtgtgtgtgtgtgtgtgtgtgtgtggcggtCACATGGCTGCTAATTGATTGTGTTTGATGTACAGTGTAATGCACACTGTACCTAAATGCACAGCATAAGGAAAGAATGTCAGATTCATTGATATATTAGCTCAAAGCAGACTGAATGAGTGACGATCTTTCATTTAATTACTATAAAAAAATCGTATTAATTGCCTGTCACTTTGAAATGATAAACAAAAGTTTAATACTATACACCTTTTCGAGTTCACCTAATTTAAAAGTATACTGTAAGCAAGATTCCATTTACTGTTTGATCAAGGTGTTTTCACATGGTGTTTTTTGTTATGTCTTCAGGTGTTGGAGCAGGCGTGGCCTTTCTTTGGGATGTACATGGAGAAGCTATTAAGAGAAAACATCCAGAAGTCTGTCAGGGCCTGCAATACTGCACTCAAAGCATTTACTTTTACCAAGATCCATTTTGGAAACATAGTGAGTTGCTTTGATTTGTGCACTGCTGTGTACTGCTTCAAGTCCACTTTAATAAGCAATGATTTTTGTGACTGAGTGAGTTTCTTTAAATGCTTCTTTATTTTCAGCCTCTCAAGATCACTGGAATAAGAGCATACACACATGAAGTGGAACATAGGGAAGTGATTCTGGACATGAACTTAAGGTCggtcaaacacatttttaaaatgtaaattccAAGTAGTCTgcatgttgttttcttttgcgaTCATTTATGTCTGACCAGCTCAGTGTACTCTGCAGTTATGTTGGTGATGTGGATATCGATGCTCAGGTGAACCCAGCAATCACAGCTGGTGTGAAAGGACTTAAAGTGAGCAtcttatttttctgtcttttctctaTCTATCTGCATCACATGCTTACTGTTCTTATAAAGCTTTCTCTAAATCTTCCAGCTGCACGGGATGATGAGAGTTATTTTAGAGCCTCTTATTGGTCAAGCACCTCTGGTGGGAGGAGTCACTTTTTTCTTCATTCGCCGCCCTGTAAGTGGCGACAGATTTTAATCAGTTATGTGATTAACATTGCTTAAATCTTGATCAATTGATCtccaattgattttttttcagacactagaaataaactggactggCATGACAAACGTTCTGGACAGCCCTGCTTTTGGGTAAGAAAATCCCAGAGATGCTTTTAAATTGAATCATTCTCTTGTTGTCTCTTTAGGGTCATCCAGACTTTTTGATGTTTATTTGTCTCACTCCATCTTTTGCCTTACAGTTCACTGTCAGAGGAGACCATCATAGACATCATCGCTTCTCTCATGGTGTTGCCCAACCGCATGTGTATTCCCCTCATAGACCAGGTCAAAATGGACCAAATGAGGTTTCCACTTCCTCGTGTATGTGCCATCACATTTCCAattcacacatttattttcACCTTATAACCAGCAGCTACTTGGATTTTTTGAATAAGCACAGTGCATTTTAAGGCAAAATATGTTAACTTTTTGCTCTTTTAACCTATTTTTACTTGTTAATTATACAAAGACACTATCATTAATATGattcatgtgttttttcttcataGGGGGTGGTGAGGGTCCACTTGCTGGAGGCAAGAGATCTGGTGGCTAAGGACACATACATGATGGGTTTAGTGAAAGGCAAATCAGACCCCTATGCCACACTCAGAGTGGGTAACAGAAATTTCAAAAGCAAGACCATCAAAGAGAATTTGCACCCAAAATGGAATGAAGTGTATGAGGTAggctaacacaaacacacttcactgacacacactttGATTTCAGTAATGGGATTACTATTTGATTCTGCTGTTTTTGTCCCTCTTTTAATTCTCCCAGACAAACTTGATAGCAGCTCAAATCAGCTAGTTTTTAGAACAATTTCTGCACAACCATCTCGGATCTGCCTAAAACATTTTGAACTTATATAATGAAAGCTGTGAAAGTTTTGCTTCACACATCAAATCATTTTCGacagtatttttttcaaaattgatttaaaaacattttttaactgtCAGAGTCCTCCAGGGCAGTAGGTCGAAAATGACAAACATGCAGATATTTATCAAAAGTATTTTCTCTTCAGTTTGTGGTAAGGACCCGACGCACACACAGGTCTTTGCTGTGCTGATGTTTTATTATATATCAAGGCACTCTTGCATCAGGAGGCAGCTCCTTCCTCAGCTCCTCCACTGCACACTCACATCCCCACCATCTCCACCATCCCCAGATATATATAGAGAGTGACAGTCATCAGTCACAGCACGCACCTGTCTCCTCTGCCACACCTACGCAAGACAGACAAGATAACATTTTAGGCTTTTATCTTTAACAGTCTTTGAGATATTCATGTTCAAACATTGCCTCAGATTGTACACAATAAGGCCTGAAAGTGGCTCCACAGACCATTTTCCCAAAAATATATATCGAAAAGTATCTGATATGCAAAGCTAAAATTTTTCAAGAATCATTGTATATGTTCAAATTTGTAAAATTTGTACATAACTCGGAGATGGCTGAGCAGATGGCCTGCGCAGATTTGATGCAATCATCCTAAAACATACGTTTTTCTTACACTGTAATCCCGTGTGCATCATCCTATTGAAGACAGAGATGCTTGTTTTTGcttgtaaaaaacaaataactcATTATTTGAAGGCTACAATTTATTAGTATCTAATATCCCATTTTCTATAAGTAATCTACTAAAAACCTTACCCATAATATTTTAAGAAATCAGACTCATTAAACTtgaaagacattttaaaatatctttgtttgttttttttatgcagtTTGTTGTCCACGAAGCGCCGGGCCAAGAGCTGGAATTAGAGCTCTATGATGAGGATACAGACAAAGATGATTTTCTTGGAAGGTATTTAGCATACTTCTGCTATTTTGTGTTACCTATGATGTCTTTGGTTCTTAGCCCTCTGCTGTAAAAGGCTGATAGGGTGTTGTCATCATCCCGCCAGGTGGGCAAAGGGGACACTTGAGTTTGTAAATGTGATGACCAGAAAACGAGGTGACATAGGAGCTTTAAATTGATACCATAGCTGTATGCACTACGAGTCATAGATGAGTTTGAATCTCAGTAACCCtgacctcaaggtcaaggtcagaggtcaagttttctgaaaattttGTGACCGCGATAGCTCGAAGAGAAGGTCACCTAGGAGTTTAAAATTGAAAGGTGCATCTAGTACGAGGCAGAAGGGTAGCACTGATAGACTCCAGTATTTTTACTTACCTCATCATGCTGGTCTGAGTCCTGGTGCAGAGCCAGGTCTGCCTCAGTGCATTTTAAGAACCAGGCTACAGTATGACAGGTTTGAAACTGTTGAGGTCTGTTTTTTACGGTCAGAAAACCGTATTGGACAGAATCTGTGGATAGCATCAATAATCTTATGGTAGTCCTTCCCTGAGTCGTTGACATTAGTGGATTTGTAGCTATGAAGGTGATATAAAACACCTCCCGAGTTCTGACGCATTATTGAcgttatgtttttatttgacaTCTGCTTTAGATATAACCTCGATTTGGGAGAAGTGAAGAGGGAAAAACAAATGGATCAGGTGAGCTCTTTTATCCTGAATAAGCTCAATAATCTCTATAACACAACATTTCTTGTCAAATGCTCTTGTATGTGTTACTATTTTCTATAGTTTTGTATTTACATTAAAGCTTTTGAAACATCATCTTATTCTCCCAGTGGTTTGCTCTGGAGGATATACAGCATGGTGAAGTTCATCTGAAGCTCCAGTGGTTTTCCCTTCAGACTGACACCAGCCTGATGAAGGAGGTACAGCAGCCCAGTGTTTCATCAGACTCGCTAACATCCGCGTTCGTACATTTTACTTTGAACTAAAAGCTGCGGCGGGATGTGCACTGCGCTCAGCTGCTccataaatcacattatttttccCTCTCCAACACTTTCTTCCAGTCCACCGACAACCTTGCCTGTGCTATGCTTGCAGTGTATCTGGACAATGCCACTGATCTACCAGTAAGTATATTCTAATGGGAAATATTGCTGTTATTGTAAGGCATTGATTCAAGTGTGCTCAGTTATATTCTTCCACTTCTGTATAGAAAGATGGCCGTGAGGCTGCAGACCGTCATAAACATGGGAAGAACCCCAAAGAAGCACGGGTAAGACGAGAGTGTCGTTGCACAACTGCTGCCAGTTAATAAAATTGGCAGCAGTTCTGCATTTTCTAcatttcattttgcacatcacATAAATTTCACATAATTTTTCCTTCTTAATGATAAATCGAGAAGATATTTGCCTCAAAGTCTGTCGTTCACATACACAGATggttgttttctttgactgtccAATAAAACTCTCGGCTTCTGTTTCATTTTAACACTATGCAGTTGACAGTGCTTTCGTATCTTGGTGTCTCGGTCAGATTAGCTTTCTCTTGTAGCTCTAGGTGTGGTTGTGTCTGTGAAAGCTGGTTCTTCCAGTTTGTCTGGTGCATGCTTGTCATTTTGTATGGGTGTGTTATTGTCAGCTGGTTTTCATATCACCTGAGGTTTTTCCAGGTTAAGTTTCTCACACTTGCACAACTCATCAGGACTGTGCTGAGAAAAACTTAGTCATTAAActactacatttttaaactagTTGTAGAATGATGTTTCTAAGGTAACaatattcacatttttcttAGACTTTATGAATAAATATGAATCCCATCCATCTGATATTTTGGGCAATTATAGGAAACTGTGGGAattatttaagaaaatgtttttactcAGAGCTTTTAAGCTTCCACTTTGTGCAAGGTGGCATAATTTCATTGCCTCCGACTGTCCTCTGCTGGTCATAGGATGAAAAAGCAGTCAGAAGTGTGTGAAAAGTAAAGTGTGAGAGAGCACTGAGTTTCTTAACTTAAGGTTTCATTATCCTGAAATGCAAAAAATGAGGGTTGCCccattgttgtgtgtgtgtgtgtgtgtgtgtgtgtgtgtgtgtgtgtgtgtgtgtgtgtccgtgccTCTAATGAATCTCAGCTTACACTTCTTTTTCCCCCACATGTCCCAGTTTCTGTGGCGTGTTTGCATTAAATACTAAGTTGAATTCATAAGATTCCAGTCTGCTTGTTGACAAACACCCAACTTTTGTAGAACCCACGTAGAATTTCAATGATAGAAGGCAGAGTGC
This DNA window, taken from Oreochromis niloticus isolate F11D_XX linkage group LG16, O_niloticus_UMD_NMBU, whole genome shotgun sequence, encodes the following:
- the esyt3 gene encoding extended synaptotagmin-3, with protein sequence MASPGPVSTSSPVQGAGLGESPSMSTEKLSSSAVNRMLMEFLIYCGRAVFVFYPVYLTGYLGLSISWVLLCMFMLTWWKKNRQWKDARIGSAIDFVDNEKHTINTELKGSLQMASWVNFTDVEKVQWLNKVLEQAWPFFGMYMEKLLRENIQKSVRACNTALKAFTFTKIHFGNIPLKITGIRAYTHEVEHREVILDMNLSYVGDVDIDAQVNPAITAGVKGLKLHGMMRVILEPLIGQAPLVGGVTFFFIRRPTLEINWTGMTNVLDSPAFGSLSEETIIDIIASLMVLPNRMCIPLIDQVKMDQMRFPLPRGVVRVHLLEARDLVAKDTYMMGLVKGKSDPYATLRVGNRNFKSKTIKENLHPKWNEVYEFVVHEAPGQELELELYDEDTDKDDFLGRYNLDLGEVKREKQMDQWFALEDIQHGEVHLKLQWFSLQTDTSLMKESTDNLACAMLAVYLDNATDLPKDGREAADRHKHGKNPKEARLTKRVACPNSFVEFSVDKDVKKSKVVYASKDPVWEEGFTFFVRNVKAQHLSIQVKEPEKKNPLGVLNLPLSRLLNTSDLTLDQRFLLERSGATSQIKLKATLRILKLEEPPPKPIVNPPSEVKQQQTKKEGNTSVSSPSNAPSSSNVVSSKEIPVVSTPKQVPTSPNEGYLAQRRGSFQAPENRKESSSSGNLRRFDSHSLLSENSIASSRFDLSDGATYPEAIRNHQGSFGEIELIIRYATLRHKLVVFVNSCRNLFPCSENGTDSYVRLYLLPDQTWKHRKKTHVKKRTTNPVFNEKVEFDVLLEQAQTRKLDVSVKNNKMLVSRERKDIGSVIIDLSEIDLVKGITAWYELTLPGLKK